One region of Terricaulis silvestris genomic DNA includes:
- a CDS encoding OmpA family protein encodes MKSRITKTVALAALLAGASGIANATEGWYGRADVGYSADGTLDLDPAFAGESSFDLDNGFSEHLGIGYAMMNGFRLEGEIGHRFNDLRSDFLEDGNARAWSAMFNAFYDFNRDGSAQPYLGLGVGAARVDASLADHDSLTYINDDDTGLAYQALAGVAIGLTEQLDLDIGYRYFVAPELEFDGFEQTEPLAFDGEYTHQAVTVGLRYQFAAAEPPPPPPPPPAPPPPPPPPPVVTCPTSEFVVYFEWDRSNLNQAALETIDAAVNRARQCNVGGVVVVGHTDTSGSPAYNIGLSERRASVVRDALVARGVAAGSIRSEARGEADLARATRDGVREPLNRRTAVTISFR; translated from the coding sequence ATGAAATCGCGCATCACGAAGACCGTCGCGTTGGCCGCCTTGTTGGCCGGCGCTTCCGGCATCGCAAACGCCACTGAAGGTTGGTACGGCCGCGCCGACGTTGGGTATTCGGCTGATGGAACGCTCGACCTCGATCCGGCCTTCGCCGGTGAGAGTTCGTTTGATCTCGATAACGGATTTTCCGAGCATCTGGGCATCGGCTACGCGATGATGAACGGCTTCCGTTTGGAAGGCGAAATCGGCCATCGCTTCAACGATCTGCGCAGCGACTTCCTGGAAGACGGGAACGCCCGCGCCTGGTCGGCGATGTTCAACGCCTTCTACGACTTCAACCGTGACGGCTCAGCGCAGCCTTACCTCGGCCTCGGCGTCGGCGCGGCGCGTGTGGACGCGAGCCTCGCGGACCACGACTCGCTGACCTACATCAACGACGATGACACTGGCCTCGCCTATCAGGCGTTGGCCGGCGTCGCCATCGGCCTCACCGAACAACTCGATCTCGATATCGGCTACCGCTATTTTGTGGCGCCGGAACTCGAGTTCGACGGTTTCGAGCAAACCGAACCGCTCGCCTTTGACGGCGAGTACACACACCAAGCTGTAACGGTCGGTCTGCGCTATCAATTCGCAGCGGCCGAACCGCCGCCGCCGCCGCCGCCGCCGCCAGCGCCGCCGCCGCCGCCGCCGCCACCGCCAGTGGTGACGTGCCCGACGTCGGAATTCGTGGTGTACTTCGAGTGGGATCGCTCGAACCTCAACCAAGCAGCTCTCGAAACCATCGACGCCGCGGTCAACCGCGCCCGTCAGTGCAACGTCGGCGGCGTGGTGGTTGTCGGTCACACCGACACCTCGGGTTCGCCCGCCTACAACATCGGCCTCTCCGAGCGCCGTGCCTCCGTGGTTCGTGACGCCCTCGTGGCGCGCGGTGTCGCGGCCGGCTCGATCCGCTCAGAAGCACGCGGCGAAGCCGATCTCGCCCGTGCCACGCGCGACGGTGTGCGTGAGCCTCTGAACCGCCGTACCGCGGTGACGATCAGCTTCCGCTAA